From a single Lewinella sp. LCG006 genomic region:
- a CDS encoding cation:proton antiporter: MQELSSYTLIIGASVILILSFFFGEAARKTNIPSVLMLIVLGILLQFALDAAIGERPDFLPVLKILGTVGLIMIVLEAALELELKPGKYLPIVKALFIALISLLASAYAAALILHQFVPGMDMASAWLYATPLSILSSAIIIPSVAALRDDKKEFHIYESTFSDILGIMMFYFLTGNLDAAGHSNGSGSGILDFSGNLLLTIGIAVIASYLIILIFQNIRSHTKLFLLIAVLLLLYAVGKKMHLSSLIIILVFGLVIANMKIFFQGKLGQWLHLEKASQMYEGLHVVTMESAFVVRTFFFVIFGLTISLASIASLEVTLISLAIVASIYLIRFLFLRVFIGKDIFPQLYIAPRGLITILLFYDIPEQAIIPGFEPGILLDIIIGTSLIMTFAMIRDKQRSSKAIEKAKEKPVGYEKWKAPSISDYQAEEGASGKH; the protein is encoded by the coding sequence ATGCAAGAATTATCTTCTTATACGCTGATCATTGGCGCTTCGGTCATTCTGATTTTATCTTTTTTCTTCGGAGAAGCCGCCCGCAAAACCAATATCCCATCGGTATTGATGCTGATTGTGTTGGGAATTCTGCTGCAATTTGCATTAGATGCCGCCATTGGTGAACGGCCCGACTTCCTGCCCGTCCTGAAAATTCTTGGCACGGTTGGTCTGATCATGATTGTCTTGGAAGCTGCGCTGGAGCTGGAGCTAAAACCCGGCAAATACCTGCCCATTGTCAAGGCTTTATTTATTGCCCTGATTAGTTTGCTGGCCTCGGCCTACGCGGCAGCCCTTATTTTGCATCAGTTTGTACCTGGCATGGATATGGCTTCGGCCTGGTTGTATGCTACCCCCTTGTCCATTCTTTCCAGCGCGATCATCATTCCCAGTGTAGCTGCTTTGCGAGATGATAAAAAGGAATTTCATATCTACGAAAGTACCTTTTCTGACATCTTAGGAATTATGATGTTCTATTTCCTTACGGGAAACCTGGACGCTGCTGGACATAGCAATGGCAGTGGTAGTGGTATTCTTGATTTTTCGGGCAACCTGCTGCTTACCATTGGTATAGCTGTGATTGCCAGTTATTTAATCATTCTTATTTTCCAGAATATCCGTAGCCACACCAAGCTTTTTTTACTCATAGCGGTACTCCTTTTGTTGTATGCCGTGGGAAAAAAGATGCACCTTTCTTCGCTGATTATCATCCTGGTATTTGGTTTGGTGATTGCCAATATGAAAATTTTCTTCCAGGGTAAGTTAGGCCAGTGGTTGCATTTGGAAAAAGCCTCCCAAATGTACGAGGGGCTCCACGTTGTGACGATGGAATCGGCCTTTGTTGTGCGAACCTTTTTCTTTGTCATCTTTGGTCTTACCATCTCTTTGGCGTCGATTGCCAGTTTAGAAGTTACGCTGATTAGTTTGGCCATTGTAGCCTCGATTTACCTGATTCGTTTTCTGTTTTTACGCGTTTTTATTGGCAAGGATATTTTTCCGCAACTCTATATTGCTCCTCGGGGTTTAATTACGATCCTTCTTTTCTACGATATTCCCGAACAGGCTATTATTCCCGGTTTTGAGCCAGGCATCCTTTTGGATATTATCATCGGCACCAGCTTGATCATGACCTTTGCTATGATTCGCGACAAGCAGCGTAGTAGTAAAGCTATTGAGAAAGCTAAAGAAAAACCCGTGGGCTACGAGAAATGGAAAGCGCCTAGTATTAGTGATTACCAGGCAGAAGAGGGGGCTTCGGGCAAGCATTAG
- a CDS encoding ATP-binding protein: protein MHSSIFESMEQAQSPLEEFYASLEKATQMSWADLAPNQQSIALSTLGQQLCQALIALGDQRAQVFSSPNEKKTEIQLQDYLFFYCWLPAGKSFLLLWRNTTFEHLHAQLMVLDAEIKTSNWEAWQQDASNNLVDAASELQRLLPELEAEYSGDPKMATKMMDTWKHQALPWPVYREQIGTITTQIRDLAAKQDLLGQNSTALQKIKKIILSDIDAGLTEIDQLKTIAKEANAYIEENASDARSRIPAYLENQEAQISQQKLGKRFNLALEKGLEALAGETVVPVAVVGAALQVKEINFRRYISRWLDSETLPLLYEVWELTTNIRNNLKMALINIRNRTILLNNENNESPDKGLIGENLCQPLQSFLLQTTDREKELHKLHELIRSRLDEHFRLSKVFQQSNFFLEVPLQSTINQFRNNQNQLLLNLNRWWNTQRQRVRRWLSSVQAEDALSLSEKVVRYIEHHVPPSNNQAYTSIFLTKGYIGESFWVGRKSELQRLATLIKHWRKGYRGSVLLRGDRFTGKSLFGDLVSNRYFPNETIRLIPNAVLHLHNRTFETSFDLGAALDFISKYRFDQPPLIWLDDLELWHDPSCTIHQNTRALLRHMDHHANSIFYMVAAGNPLCNYLESNHQLNKHFQAILPLDSMSQEEVQQAILIRHGATHKELVTKEGQALDPSAFEQAVSRVYRASGGNIGEALNLWAYQTQRRNEEQVYQTKTNFFQLPNFIESDQAILLRTLLLEKRTTEYRLRKRFGPAFSPRYAEALLRLQGLGLLTRHLDGWLELNEAAANSVIRQLKNKQYL, encoded by the coding sequence ATGCACAGTAGCATCTTTGAGTCCATGGAGCAAGCACAATCGCCGTTGGAAGAATTTTATGCCTCGCTGGAGAAAGCCACGCAGATGTCGTGGGCCGATTTGGCACCCAATCAACAGTCGATTGCCCTGAGTACCCTGGGGCAACAGTTGTGCCAGGCACTCATTGCGCTGGGAGATCAGCGTGCTCAGGTTTTTTCTTCTCCGAATGAAAAAAAAACAGAGATACAACTCCAAGACTACCTCTTTTTCTACTGTTGGTTGCCTGCTGGAAAATCATTTCTGTTATTGTGGCGCAATACTACTTTTGAACATCTGCACGCGCAGCTGATGGTGTTAGATGCGGAAATCAAGACCTCCAACTGGGAGGCTTGGCAGCAGGATGCCAGCAATAACCTGGTGGACGCCGCCTCCGAGTTGCAGCGCCTACTGCCGGAGCTGGAAGCCGAATACAGCGGCGATCCCAAGATGGCGACCAAGATGATGGATACCTGGAAGCACCAAGCGCTTCCCTGGCCCGTTTACCGGGAACAGATTGGCACTATCACCACCCAAATCAGAGACCTGGCAGCCAAGCAAGATTTACTAGGGCAAAATAGCACTGCACTCCAAAAGATAAAAAAAATTATCCTCAGCGATATTGATGCCGGACTGACCGAGATTGATCAGCTGAAAACCATCGCCAAAGAGGCCAATGCCTACATTGAGGAAAACGCCTCTGACGCCCGGAGCCGAATTCCGGCATATTTGGAAAACCAGGAAGCCCAGATTTCTCAGCAAAAACTAGGCAAGCGCTTCAACCTGGCTTTGGAAAAAGGACTGGAAGCGCTTGCTGGTGAAACCGTTGTGCCGGTGGCCGTTGTGGGGGCTGCCTTGCAGGTCAAGGAAATCAACTTTCGGCGCTATATCTCCCGCTGGTTGGACTCCGAAACCCTTCCATTGCTCTACGAAGTGTGGGAACTAACGACCAATATCCGCAACAACCTAAAAATGGCCCTGATCAACATACGGAACCGGACCATTTTACTCAACAACGAAAATAACGAAAGCCCGGACAAAGGCTTGATTGGTGAAAATCTCTGCCAACCCCTACAAAGTTTCTTGCTGCAAACAACCGACCGTGAGAAGGAACTGCACAAATTGCACGAGCTGATCCGTAGCAGGCTGGATGAGCACTTCCGATTATCTAAAGTTTTTCAACAGTCAAATTTTTTCCTGGAGGTTCCTCTCCAATCAACGATCAACCAGTTTCGCAATAACCAAAACCAGTTGTTGCTGAACTTGAATCGCTGGTGGAACACCCAACGGCAAAGAGTGAGGAGATGGCTCTCCTCAGTGCAGGCGGAAGATGCCCTTAGCCTTTCCGAAAAAGTGGTTCGCTACATTGAGCACCACGTCCCCCCCAGCAATAATCAGGCGTATACCAGTATTTTCCTTACCAAAGGCTACATAGGCGAATCCTTTTGGGTGGGGCGGAAGTCGGAACTACAGCGGCTAGCCACCTTGATCAAACACTGGCGCAAAGGCTACCGGGGGTCGGTGCTGCTACGGGGTGATCGTTTTACTGGAAAATCGCTCTTTGGTGATTTGGTAAGCAACCGCTATTTCCCTAATGAGACGATCCGCTTGATCCCCAACGCCGTCCTCCATCTCCACAACCGTACTTTTGAAACGAGTTTCGACCTGGGGGCCGCATTGGATTTTATCAGCAAATACCGCTTTGACCAGCCCCCTCTGATCTGGTTAGATGATCTGGAGCTTTGGCATGACCCATCCTGTACAATTCACCAGAATACGCGTGCTTTGCTCAGGCACATGGACCACCACGCCAATTCTATTTTCTACATGGTAGCCGCTGGCAACCCGCTTTGCAACTACCTTGAGAGTAATCATCAACTCAACAAACACTTTCAGGCCATCTTGCCATTGGACAGCATGAGTCAGGAAGAAGTGCAGCAAGCCATCCTTATACGGCACGGAGCAACGCATAAAGAACTGGTCACCAAAGAAGGTCAGGCACTCGACCCCAGTGCTTTCGAACAAGCCGTGAGTAGGGTCTACCGAGCCTCGGGTGGAAATATTGGGGAAGCCCTCAACCTGTGGGCCTACCAAACCCAACGACGCAACGAAGAGCAGGTTTACCAAACGAAAACCAATTTCTTCCAACTGCCCAACTTTATCGAGTCGGATCAAGCCATTTTGCTGCGTACTTTACTCTTGGAGAAACGTACCACCGAGTACCGCTTGCGCAAGCGTTTTGGCCCGGCATTCAGTCCACGTTATGCTGAGGCTTTATTACGTTTACAAGGCCTAGGACTCTTGACCAGGCACCTGGATGGCTGGCTGGAACTTAACGAAGCAGCGGCGAACAGCGTTATTCGTCAATTAAAAAACAAACAATACCTCTAA
- a CDS encoding IS1182 family transposase, with product MSTKITQRENIRFKAYTQDIVIDLPLRIEELVKDNVLAQIINKVIQEIEIKELECYYSGIGRPPYHPRMLLKVWIYGYCTKVYTSRPLAKKLGEDLVFMWLSGGQRPCFKTLSEFRSCRMQDLVDTVLSQVLFYLVEQGYVNLSDLYVDGSKWAANANKHKIVWRKNTERYKAMVLERIDSLLEEVRELQQAEDNIYGTKDLLQRQEAEQIYLVLNSEDLERQLRYLNEIIAEQGDKKRKQSLERIHRHLSKEQVNLDKYEEQELILAGRNSYSKTDEDATALRMKDDQLLPGYNIQITTSDQFIVNATVHQGASDSPTLPPHVLQLEQRVSGLVESDWKMDYTADAGYGSEENYSFLAEKGHTAYVKYPLWYQEVTGKLDKQLFNTTNWYYDPDQDYYQCPNEKKLLFSHEFTSKSNNGYESRTRVYESESCAQCPFYEQCRGPNAKPGTHRRVKKREKLEAFKKEVKQRLASEKGLEKRSQRGIDVETPFANIKHNMGHRRFLLRGIDKVNVEFQFLAIAHNLKKVYCLQTGIWEDHYVQRAARSATKHKKRA from the coding sequence ATGTCAACAAAGATAACACAAAGAGAGAATATTCGCTTTAAAGCTTACACCCAAGACATTGTAATAGATCTTCCTTTACGGATCGAAGAGCTGGTAAAAGACAATGTTTTGGCGCAGATCATTAATAAGGTAATACAAGAAATAGAGATCAAAGAGTTGGAATGTTACTACAGTGGTATAGGTCGGCCTCCTTATCATCCTCGGATGTTACTTAAGGTATGGATTTATGGTTATTGTACCAAGGTGTATACGAGTCGTCCCTTAGCGAAGAAGTTAGGCGAAGATTTGGTTTTCATGTGGCTGTCTGGTGGTCAGCGTCCTTGTTTTAAAACACTGAGTGAATTTCGCTCCTGTCGAATGCAGGACTTGGTAGATACAGTCTTGAGCCAAGTGTTATTTTATTTGGTAGAGCAGGGCTATGTCAACTTGAGTGACTTGTATGTAGATGGCAGCAAGTGGGCTGCAAATGCCAATAAACATAAAATTGTCTGGCGCAAGAACACGGAACGCTATAAGGCCATGGTATTAGAGCGTATAGATAGCCTGCTAGAAGAGGTGCGGGAGTTGCAGCAAGCGGAGGATAATATTTATGGGACTAAGGATTTACTCCAGCGTCAAGAGGCCGAACAAATTTATCTGGTCTTGAACAGTGAAGACTTAGAGAGGCAGCTTCGTTACCTCAATGAAATTATAGCAGAACAAGGAGACAAAAAACGAAAACAATCTTTGGAAAGAATCCATCGTCATTTGTCAAAAGAACAAGTCAACTTAGATAAATACGAAGAGCAGGAATTGATCCTGGCGGGTCGTAACTCTTATTCTAAGACGGACGAAGATGCCACAGCCCTGCGCATGAAAGATGATCAATTGTTGCCTGGGTACAATATACAGATTACGACATCGGATCAATTTATTGTCAATGCTACGGTTCATCAGGGTGCTTCTGACAGCCCTACTTTGCCCCCTCATGTCCTACAACTAGAACAACGGGTGAGTGGACTGGTAGAATCGGATTGGAAGATGGATTATACGGCAGATGCCGGTTATGGCAGTGAAGAGAATTATAGTTTTTTAGCAGAAAAAGGCCATACGGCTTATGTGAAGTATCCGCTGTGGTACCAGGAAGTTACCGGCAAACTGGACAAACAACTTTTTAATACCACCAATTGGTATTATGATCCAGATCAGGATTATTACCAATGCCCCAATGAGAAGAAACTATTGTTCAGCCATGAGTTCACAAGTAAGAGCAACAATGGATATGAAAGTAGAACACGGGTTTATGAATCAGAAAGCTGTGCCCAATGTCCTTTTTATGAACAATGCCGAGGCCCAAATGCTAAACCGGGTACTCATCGAAGGGTGAAAAAGAGGGAGAAATTGGAGGCTTTTAAAAAAGAGGTCAAACAACGACTGGCATCAGAAAAAGGCTTAGAGAAACGATCCCAACGTGGTATCGATGTGGAAACGCCCTTTGCCAATATAAAACACAATATGGGACATCGTCGGTTCCTTCTCCGAGGCATCGACAAAGTCAATGTTGAGTTCCAGTTCCTAGCAATAGCTCACAATCTTAAGAAGGTTTATTGCCTTCAGACAGGGATCTGGGAGGATCACTATGTCCAAAGAGCAGCAAGAAGTGCTACTAAACACAAAAAAAGAGCTTAA
- a CDS encoding TonB-dependent receptor → MFFSSSFLRRGLSLALFLFFTTILLMGQSSFTGQIVDNRGEPLIGANLFVPDMDRGTATDDRGFFDLGSLPKRDVKVEVSYVGYQTRQLTISTNQRMPMTITLREDPVFTGEVIVSATRADERTPMTYSTVNRETLQQNNLGQDVPFVLRWTPSAVVTSDAGTGVGYTGIWIRGSDPTRINITVNGIPLNDSESQGVFWVNMPDFTSSTEDVQIQRGVGASTNGAGAFGATINLNTSKVHKKAYASTDLTAGSFGTLKGNLRFGTGLLDNGFTVDGRLSRITSDGYIDRASADLSSWYLSGAWIGERSSVRLNAFSGSEVTYQAWNGVDASLVDDPATRTSNTAGTEKEGDPYDNEVDDYGQTHLQLLFNHELSEQWYLNLAGHYTLGQGFFEQYKADQDFADYGLSPIVLGGETINTTDLIRRRWLDNDFYGATYSLHYNGSNQRLRATLGGGYHIYQGAHFGEIIWARYAAESEIRDRYYDNDAEKRDFNVFAKFNYALNDKWDTYLDLQLRTVSYDFLGINNDGTQVDQSADLSFFNPKAGIQYRPNERQRAYASFAVAQREPNRNDYVGSTSENRPDPEKLYNLEAGWEQNWTKATVQANVYYMYYQDQLVLNGQINDVGELLRTNVDESYRLGIELVAGGEVAPNLTLQGNVTLSENKVISFTEFVDDYDEDFNWIGQQGIKREDTDLAFSPNVLGAAELRYEFLPQADRHDLSVALRGKYVGRRYLDNSADEANSLDPYFFSDWQVQYTLRPSGLRAIRLNLQVLNWLDQLYESNGWSYRYFLGGDAQLLQGLYPQAGRQLMLGLGIDF, encoded by the coding sequence ATGTTTTTTTCTTCATCTTTTCTTCGGCGCGGCTTATCGCTTGCCCTTTTCCTTTTTTTCACTACCATTTTATTAATGGGCCAATCGTCCTTCACAGGGCAGATTGTTGACAACCGAGGTGAGCCCTTGATAGGTGCCAACCTTTTTGTACCTGACATGGATCGCGGTACGGCCACCGACGACCGTGGCTTTTTTGATTTGGGCTCATTGCCCAAACGCGATGTCAAGGTAGAGGTCAGTTACGTTGGTTACCAAACCAGGCAACTCACCATCAGCACTAACCAGCGGATGCCCATGACGATTACCTTACGGGAAGATCCTGTCTTCACAGGCGAGGTCATCGTGTCCGCTACGCGTGCGGACGAGCGTACGCCCATGACCTACTCCACCGTCAACCGCGAAACCCTCCAGCAGAACAACCTGGGCCAGGATGTGCCTTTTGTCTTGCGTTGGACGCCCTCTGCCGTGGTCACCTCGGATGCAGGTACGGGCGTTGGGTATACCGGCATCTGGATTCGCGGTAGTGACCCTACCCGCATCAACATCACCGTCAATGGCATTCCGCTCAATGATTCGGAAAGCCAGGGGGTATTTTGGGTCAATATGCCTGATTTCACTTCTTCTACTGAAGATGTGCAAATCCAGCGGGGCGTGGGTGCTTCAACCAACGGCGCTGGCGCTTTTGGCGCAACCATCAACCTCAACACCAGCAAGGTGCACAAAAAGGCCTACGCTTCTACCGATCTTACGGCGGGTAGTTTTGGCACCCTCAAGGGCAACCTCCGCTTTGGTACCGGATTGCTAGACAATGGCTTTACCGTCGACGGCCGCCTCTCGCGCATCACCTCCGATGGATATATAGATCGGGCCTCGGCTGATCTTTCGTCCTGGTACCTTTCCGGGGCCTGGATCGGCGAACGCTCTTCCGTGCGACTCAACGCTTTCAGCGGCAGTGAGGTCACCTACCAAGCCTGGAACGGTGTAGACGCTAGCCTGGTGGATGATCCGGCCACCCGCACCAGCAATACGGCGGGCACCGAAAAGGAAGGCGATCCCTACGACAACGAAGTCGATGACTACGGCCAAACCCACCTGCAACTGCTCTTCAACCACGAACTCAGCGAGCAGTGGTACCTCAACCTAGCGGGGCACTACACCTTGGGCCAGGGTTTCTTTGAGCAGTACAAAGCCGATCAGGATTTTGCTGATTACGGCCTCTCTCCTATCGTGCTGGGCGGCGAAACGATCAACACTACCGACCTCATCCGCCGCCGTTGGCTCGACAATGACTTCTACGGCGCTACCTACAGCCTGCACTACAATGGCAGCAACCAGCGCTTGCGGGCTACCCTCGGGGGTGGCTACCACATTTACCAGGGCGCTCACTTCGGAGAGATCATCTGGGCCCGCTATGCAGCGGAAAGCGAAATCCGTGACCGCTACTATGACAATGATGCCGAGAAGCGAGACTTCAATGTTTTCGCCAAATTCAACTACGCGCTGAACGACAAGTGGGATACCTACTTGGATCTCCAACTACGGACCGTCAGTTACGACTTCCTGGGCATCAACAACGATGGCACCCAGGTGGACCAATCGGCGGATTTGAGCTTCTTCAATCCCAAAGCGGGTATTCAGTACCGCCCCAACGAACGCCAGCGGGCCTACGCCAGCTTTGCCGTAGCGCAGCGCGAACCCAATCGCAATGACTACGTAGGCAGTACTTCCGAAAATCGGCCTGATCCGGAAAAGCTCTACAACCTCGAAGCCGGCTGGGAACAAAACTGGACAAAAGCGACCGTACAGGCCAATGTCTACTACATGTACTACCAGGACCAATTGGTGCTAAATGGCCAGATCAACGATGTAGGCGAACTCTTGCGCACCAATGTTGACGAAAGCTACCGCCTGGGCATAGAACTGGTGGCTGGAGGCGAAGTAGCCCCCAACCTGACCCTGCAAGGCAATGTCACGCTGAGTGAAAACAAAGTGATCAGTTTCACCGAATTCGTAGATGACTACGATGAAGACTTCAACTGGATCGGCCAGCAGGGCATCAAACGCGAGGATACCGACCTGGCCTTCTCACCTAATGTATTGGGTGCCGCAGAGTTGCGCTACGAATTCCTGCCACAGGCCGACCGCCATGACTTGTCGGTAGCCTTGCGCGGCAAATACGTTGGCCGTCGCTACCTCGACAATAGTGCTGACGAAGCCAACAGCCTAGATCCTTATTTCTTTAGCGACTGGCAAGTACAGTACACCCTCCGCCCTAGTGGCTTGCGGGCCATTAGGCTGAATTTGCAGGTCTTAAACTGGTTGGATCAGCTCTACGAATCCAACGGCTGGTCGTACCGGTACTTTCTTGGTGGCGATGCGCAGTTACTACAAGGCTTGTACCCTCAAGCTGGCCGTCAGTTGATGCTGGGATTGGGGATTGATTTTTAA
- a CDS encoding GNAT family N-acetyltransferase — MEFDFEPDIVLENERVRLEPLTEDHLPHLLPIALTQPDLLEYSPSRFGDEESLKSYMGSALIGRALEERYPFVIYDKPTQRYVGSTSFGNVSNTNLRIEIGWTWIDEQLQRTGLNRANKFLMLRYAFETLEFERVEFKADSRNEKSRRAMEAIGATYEGTLRSHTLMSDGFRRSTVYYSILKEEWPEIKERVFVNQL, encoded by the coding sequence ATGGAATTCGATTTTGAGCCGGATATTGTTTTAGAAAATGAGCGAGTTCGTCTGGAGCCGCTCACCGAGGATCACTTGCCTCATTTATTACCCATTGCGCTGACCCAACCAGATTTGTTGGAATATTCTCCTTCCCGATTTGGTGATGAAGAAAGTTTGAAATCCTATATGGGTTCAGCCTTGATTGGGCGTGCCCTGGAAGAGCGTTACCCCTTTGTGATTTATGATAAACCTACGCAGCGCTACGTGGGCAGTACCAGTTTTGGTAATGTCTCCAATACCAACCTCCGAATAGAAATTGGCTGGACCTGGATCGATGAACAACTACAGCGCACTGGCCTCAATCGGGCCAATAAGTTTTTGATGCTTCGCTACGCTTTCGAAACCCTGGAATTCGAGCGGGTAGAATTTAAGGCCGATAGCCGCAATGAAAAATCGCGCCGTGCGATGGAAGCTATCGGTGCTACCTATGAAGGCACATTGCGCAGCCACACCCTCATGTCGGATGGCTTTCGCCGAAGCACCGTTTATTACAGTATCCTCAAGGAAGAATGGCCGGAGATTAAGGAGCGTGTTTTTGTTAATCAGCTATAA